The window GGCGGGAGGTGACGTACTTGCCCTCCTTGCCCGCGAAGGGCGAGGTGTTGGGCTGAAAGACCATCGAGACGGTCGGCTCGTCCACCGTGATGACGGGCAGCGCCTCGGGGTCGGCGAGGTCGGCCACCGTCTCGCCGATCTGCGCGTCCTCGATCCCGGCGAGCGCCACGATGTCCCCGGCACCCACCTCGTCCACCTCGATGCGGCGCAGGCCCAGGTGGGTGAAGGTCTGCACCACGCGCGTCTTCGTCATTGTGCCGTCCTTGTGGATGAGCTGGACGAACTCGCCCTTGCGGACCTTGCCGCGCTGCACCCGCCCCAGCACGATGCGGCCCAGGTACTCGGAGTAGTCGAGGTTGGTCACGAGCATCTGGAAGGGCGCGTCCAGATCGACCTTCGGCGCGGGGATGTGTTCCAGCACCATCTCGAACAGCTCGTGCATGTCGGGCTGCGGGTTGTCGAGGTCCCTAAACGCCTTGCCCTCGCGCGCGATGGCGTACAGGATCGGGAAGTCGAGCTGGTCGTCGTTCGCGCCGAGTTCGGCCATCAGGTCGAAGGTGAGGTTGACGACCTCCTCGGGGCGGGCGTCACCTCGGTCGATCTTGTTGATCACCACGATGGGCTTGAGGCCCAGCTCGATGGCCTTGCGCAGCACGAAGCGGGTCTGGGGCATCGGCCCCTCCGCCGCGTCCACGAGGACGAGCGCGCCGTCCACCATACCGAGCACGCGCTCGACCTCGCCGCCGAAATCCGCGTGGCCGGGCGTGTCCACGATGTTGATCTTGACGCCCCCATACTCGACCGCCGTGTTCTTGGCGAGGATGGTGATGCCGCGTTCCTTTTCCAGGTCGTTGCTGTCCATCGCCCGCTCGGCGATCTCCTCGCCGTGGCCGAGTTTCAGGGTCTGCTTCAAGAGGCCGTCCACCAGCGTGGTCTTGCCGTGGTCGACGTGCGCGATGATGGCGATGTTGCGGTACTCCATACTTCTTTCCTCTCCCCCGCCCGGTGACGCCCGCCGGGAACTCCGGGAAGGCGAGGGGCGGATGCTGGCTCTGCATGAAAAAGCCCGCCGCACAACTGCTCACGTGGGCGGGACACCCAAAAGAGAATTTTAGCAGATATGGGCGGGGTTGGGGTCAGGTGAGGGTCACGCTTGAACTCATCGACCTGCGGGTGGGTTGGCCGGGAAGGGCCCCCGGCGGTCCGGGTAGACCATGGCCGTATGGATGTCGCCCTGCCAGGGAAAGCGGACGATGAACTTGCCACACGCATCCTGGCGAAGGGCGTAGAGGTAGCGGTTGGTAAAGCGCAGGTCGGGGATGCTGCCCTGATAATTCATCTCTCCACACCCCGGGCGGGTCGGCAACGTCAGGGTGAACTTCGTCTGCTGACCCGTCGCGCTCTGGACGCGAACGAGTGGCAGCAGGTGGGGAATGTTCATCGGGGAGCCCACACCGTAGTCGAGGACCAACACCTCGTCGTCGTCAAACCCCACCACATCCTGCCGGGCTGTCCAAAGGGTTTTACCAGTCGTCAGCGACACACCGAACACTTTGCCGAAGGAGGGTTCTCCACTGCTGCCCTGGACGAGGAGGGTGTAACCGCTGATTCCCCGCACACCCGCCATCGCCTCAGCGTACCCGTCGTACACCTTGTTGAGCCAGAGCGGGCGCCCCGTCTCCAAGTCGTAGGCGGTCAAAAACACTCGGGACGTTTTGGCGTCCGTGCTCATCAAGATCACTCGGCCCGGTGCAATCTGCACGTCGAGCCCAGTCGGCTGGGCGAACGGACCCGTCCTTCGCCACACCTCCGCACCGTCCAGCTTCGCCACCAGTGCTCCGGGAGCCGCGTCGAACGTCCAGCGGTTGGAGTGCCCGTGAGCTTCCACCCTGAGCAGCCCCGACGGCGCCGGGGTGGCCTGAGCGGCGGCGAGCAGGGCCAGGCCGAGGAAAAGAGCCTTCATCCTCCCAGCCTAGCCACCCAACCTGACCCCCACCTTCTGCTACCCTGTCCCCAACCTAACGAGCGTTCGTTCCCGCCCCGGCTGAGGTGCCCCATGAAGACCAAGAACGAGTGGATGAGAAGCGTCTACCTCCCCGCCACGCAGAAGTTTCCCGAGCGCAAGTACAACTTCAAGAACCTGTCCGACATGGAGCCCGAGCCGATCTACACGGCGGACGACCTGAAGGACTGGGACGCCGAGCGGGACCTGGGTTACCCGGGCGAGTTCCCGTACACGCGCGGCGTGCAGACCAGCGTGTACCGGGGCAAGCTCTGGACCATGCGGATGTTCGCGGGCTTCGGGAGCGCCGAGCAGACGAACGAACGCTTCCACGCTCTGCTGCGGGCCGGTCAGACCGGCCTCTCGACCGCCTTCGACCTCCCCACCCTGATGGGCTACGACTCCGACCACCCCTTCTCCAAGGGTGAGGTCGGCAAGTGCGGCGTGGCGGTGAGCAGCCTGGCGGACATGGAAATCCTCTTTCAGGGCATCGACCCTGAAAAGGTCACGACCTCCATGACGATCAACTCCCCGGCGAACGCGATCTGGGCCATGTACATCGCCAACGCGCAGAAGCAGGGCAAGGACCTCACCAAGATCGGCGGCACGATCCAGAACGACATTCTGAAAGAGTTCATCGCGCAGAAGGAATTCATCTACCCGCCTTCTCCGAGCGTGAAGCTGGTGATCGACACCTTCGAATGGGGCCCGAAGGTTGTTCCGAAGTGGAACTTCATCTCGGTGAGCGGCTACCACATCCGCGAGGCGGGGGCGACGGGCGTGCAGGAACTCGCCTTCACGCTGGCGGACGGCTTCCATTACGTCGAAAAGGCGCTGGAGCGGGGGCTGGACATCGACGAGTTCGCGCCGCGCATCTCGTTCTTCTGGGACATCCACAACGACTTCTTCGAGGAGATCGCCAAGCTGCGCGCCGCCCGCCGCATCTGGGCGCGGCAGATGCAAGGCCGCTACGGGGCGAAGAACCCGAAGTCGTGGATGCTGCGGACGCACTCGCAGACCGCCGGGGTCAGCCTCCCCGCCCAGCAGCCGCTGAACAACATCGCCCGGGTCGCTATCCAGGCGCTCGCCGCCGTGCTGGGCGGCACCCAGAGCCTGCACACCGACGCCTTCGACGAGGCGCTGGCCCTGCCCACCGAGGAGGCCGCGACCATCGCCCTGCGGACGCAGCAGATCATCGCCTACGAGACGGGCGTAGCGGGCGTGATCGACCCGCTGGCGGGCAGCTACTACGTCGAGAAGCTGACGAATGACATCGAGGCCGCCGCGATGGGCTACATCGAGCAGATTCGCGCGCTGGGCGGGGTGGAGGCCGGGATCGAGTCGGGCTTCTTCCAACTGGAGATGGCCGAGGCCGCCTACCGCTACCAGCGCGAGGTGGAGACCAAGGACCGCATTATCGTCGGCGTGAACGAGTTCGTGCAGGACGCGGTGGAGGTGCCCATCCAGCTTATCGACCCGGAGGTGGAGCGGGTGCAGGAGGCCAGGCTCGCCCAGGTGCGCCGGGAACGCGATCCCAAGCGGGCTCAGGCCGCCCTGGACGCGCTGCGTGACGCCGCCGTGACGGGCGCCAACACCATGCCCGCCTTCCTGGAGTGCGCCCACGCCTACGCCACGCTGGGCGAGCAGATGGACACGCTGAAGCGGGTGTACGGGGAGTACGTGGAGCCGGTGCTGGTGTAGCGGTCAGTGGGGAGTGGGGTGTAGGAAGTGGGAAAAGAGGAAGGTGAGCCAAGCCGATTGCGGCGGCCCACCTTCCTCTTTTTCAACTACTGACCACTCCCCACTTCCCACTCCCTGCTTGTTCAGAACGTGTAGCTCTTCGGCACCACCACCACGCCGTTCTCCGTGACCGTGAAGCCGCGTCCGCGGTCCTCCTCGTGGTTGTGGCCGATCTTGATGCCGGGGGGGATGGTCACGTTCTTGTCCACGATCACCCGGCGCAGGTGCGAGTGGCGCCCGACCTCCACATCGTCGAACAGGATGCAGCTCTCGACGAGGGAATACGAGTGGGTGCGGACGTTTCGGCCCAGCACCGAGTCGCGGACCGTGCCGCCGCTGATGATCGTGCCCCCGGCCATGATGGAGTTGAAGGCCTGGCCCTTGCGCCCCTCGGCCTCGTGGACGAACTTGGCGGGCGGGGAGAACTCGCTGCTGGTGCGCAGCGGCCACGCGGGGTTGTAGATGTCGAACTCGGGGTTCACGCTGACCAGGTCGAGGCTGGCCTCGAAGTAGGCGTCGAGCGTCCCCACGTCGCGCCAGTAGAGGTTGGGGCCAGTCTGGCCGGGAATGGGGTTCTTGTGGAAGTCGTACGCCTGCACGTGGTAGCCGTCCGACAGGGCGCGCGGGATGACGTTGTGGCCGAAGTCGAAGCCGTCCTCCTGACCGCTGATGGAGGTGTGCAGCAATTCCTCCAGGGCGCGGCGGGAAAAGATGTAATTCCCCATGCTCGTCAGGCTGGTGTCCGGGTCCTCGGGGGTGCCGGGCGGGTCCTTGGGTTTTTCGAGGAACTCGGTCACGCGCCAGCGGTTGTCCACCTGCATCACGCCGAACTGGTGGGCCTGCGTGCGCGGCATGGGGTAGGCGGCGATGGTCACGTCGGCCCGCGAGTCCACGTGCGACTGGAGCATGTGCTCGACGTTCATCTTGTAGATATGGTCGCCGCTGAAGATGGCGACGTAATCGGCGTCGAAGTTGTCGACCAGATGCAGGTTCTGGTACACGGCGTCGGCGGTGCCGCGGTACCACACGGCGCCCAGTTCCTCGTAGCGGTACATCTGGGCGGGCACCAGGGTGATGAAGTAGTCGCTCAGGAAGGTGCCGAAGCGCCAGCCACGCTGGATGTGCTCGGTCAGGCTCTGCGCCTTGTACTGGGTGAGGACGTAGATCGAGAAGACGCCCGAGTTGATGAAGTTGTTGATCGCAAAGTCGATGATGCGGTACTTGCTCCCGAAGGGCACAGCGGGCTTGGAGCGCTTGACGGTCAGCGGGGCGAGCCGGGTGCCCTGCCCGCCCGCGAGGATCATGCCGAGTACACGTGGCTTCATGTCGGTCCCTCCTGAGCATCGCCGGAAGGCGAGATGACTGGACCCGGCGGGGTCCATGACGGCGCGCCCCTCAAAGTCCCCAACTCCTCGCGGGAGCGCGTTGGCGGAAGTGCTCGGCCCACAGTGTAACGGGTCGCGGCCCGCCCCCTGACGCCCGCTTGCGTAGGCAGGTCGAACGTGAAGAATGCATGGAGCCGCACCAGGTGGGAATGGGCGGTGACCAACCCGGGCCTCCAGGCTCAGCCGTGCGCCGAGCCGGTGAGCCACCGGGCCAGGGCCTCCCGGGCTTCCCCGGGGGATGAGCCGGACGCGCCGAGTTGCGTCCGCGCCCAGGTGAGCTGCCGTTTGGCGTACTGCCGGGTCGCCAGGGTGATGCGGCGGGCAGCCTCCTCGCGCGTCAGGGTGCCCCGCCAGAGGGCGAGCGCCTCCCGGTAGCCCAGGGCCTGCCAGGCGGTCGGGCGCGGTTCCTGGTCGGGGGGCACCCGGCGGGCGAGCCAGTCGGCCTCCTCCGGCCAGCCCGCCCCCAGCATGGCGTCCACCCGGGCGGCGATGCGGGCCTCCAGCTCGGGCCAGGGGTGGCTGAAGGCGAAGACGCGGTAGGTGAAGGCGGGGGGGCTGTACCCGAACTCGCCCGGAAAGCGGCCCGTGCGGCGGTAGACCTCCAGCGCCCGCACGACCCGGCGGGGGTTGCGCTCCAGCCGGGTCGCCTCGGCGGGGCTGCGGGCCTCCACCTCGGCGAGCAGGGCGTCCAGGCCGCGCGCGGCGAGGTCGGCCTCCACCCCCGCGCGCACGCCCGGGTCGGCGGGGGGTGTCTGCGGCAGGCCGCGGATCAGGGCCGACAGGTAGAAGCCCGTGCCCCCCACGATCAGCGGCAGCCGCCCCCGCGCGAGCACGTCCGCGGTGGCGGCCTCGGCCTCCCGCGCGTAGCGGGCCACGTCGTAGTCCTCGGTCACGTCGGCCACGTCGAGCAGGTGATGGGGCACGGCCCCCCGCTCGGCGGGCGCGGGCTTGGCCGTCCCGATGTCCAGTCCCCGGTACACGGTGAAGGCGTCCGCCGCCACGATCTCCAGCGGAAAGTGCCGCGCCAGGTCCAGCGCGAGCGCCGTCTTGCCCGCCGCCGTGGGGGCGGTGAGGATGGGGATGACCGTCACGGGGGGATTCTAGGGTGGGGGTGGCCTTCTGCCCCCGACCTGTACTTTTTCCTGATCCGGCACCCAGGAAGTGGTGGTAGTTTGGACGGCATGAACGAGCCGGTTCTTGCCCGCCTGCAACACCTGATGGCCCTGCGGGAGGAGGTGGAGTCGCTGGGCACGGCCGGCCCCTGGACCCCGCCCGCCGACTGGCTGGACGAGGGCACCCACCTGCGGCTGCTGCTCGACGTGCCCGGTGTTGACCCCGACAGCCTGGAACTGCACGAGGAGGGCGACAGCGTGACCGTGGCCGGGCGCCGCGACCTGCCCGATCACGTCCTGCGCGCCGAGCGGCCCGGCGGCACCTTTACCCGCACCCTCGCCTTTCCCGAGCCCGTCGTCCCGCAGACCGGACAGGCGACCCTGAATGCCGGAGTGCTGAGCGTTCGCTTCGAAAAGCGCCACCCCACCATCGACGTGCATCCCCTGGAGGGCGAACAGGCCTGAGCGGGGGCTGAGATCACTCACTCCGCTCCCCCCGGCAAGTCGAGGGGGAGTTCCCTGGCTTTTCTCCCCACGTCGTCCCAGTTCTGGAAGTTGCTCTGATGGGCCGGGGTCGCCGCTTGGGCGCCCCCTCACCCCTGGCTGCGCCAGGCCCTCTCCCACGGGGGGAGAGGGTCAGAAGGCGGGGGCTCAAGCGGGCTGGCCTTCGTTGAGAGACAAGCCCGGGGCGTTCTCGCTTTCCAGTTGGTCCGGACTGGGGCCTGTATTCCCTTTCAGGCCCCCGAACTGCCTGTCTCCTAGAAGCTGCTGCTTCCGCCGATTCGCACGCCCTCGTAGTAGGCGTAGGCCGCGCTGTAGCAGGCGGGGCGGGCGTACCAGCTCTTGGCCGCGCAGATCGTCTTCATGTTGGTGTAAAAGGCGCTGTCGCTCGTCTGGCGGTTGGCGCTCGTGCGCTCATAGACCTTGAGGTTGCGGTAGGCGAAGTCATGGACGTTGCAGGCGGGCCGGAAGTCCTCGCGGTAGCCCAGGCCCAGGCCGTCGGGGGCGCTACAGCCGTCGCGCGTCCAGTCGAGGCCGGGGTAGACCGTGTTGACGGCGGCCTGGTTGGCATACTCGGCGTTGTAGGCAGGCACTGTGCCCCAGCCCACGCGCTTGATATAGGCCAGGCGATCCGAGGCCAGGTCCAGCCCGGTCAGGGTCGGGGCGGCGGGGAGGCCCAGGTCCGCCGGGCGTTCCCCGTACGCCTCCTGAAGGGCGGCGAGCAGGCCGGGGTCGTCGCCGTAGCGGGAGAGAATCGCCTGGCTCCCCGCGTCCTGAAGCTCGGGGCGGGTGGCGTAGTCGGCAGTCAGCGAGCCGGGGGTGGGGGTCTGCCCACAGGCGGCAAGCGTCAGGGTGAGGGCGGCGGCGGCAAGGGGCGTGGGCTTCATGCAGGTCTCCTTGGGGGTCGCGGCCACGGCACCGGAACGTCCCGCCGGGTCCCGCGCTGTATTGAAAAGACGGGCACAGTCTACACAGGAATGCCGCCCCGTCAACAGAAAAACCGCCCACCCCCGGGGGCAAGCGGTCCGCAAAGCCCGAACCTACTTGCGCGCAGCCTCGATGAGCGCGGGCACGATCTGGTTCACGTCGCCCACGATGCCGTAGTCGGCGACCTTGAAGATCGGCGCCTCGGCGTCCTTGTTGATCGCCACGATGTACTTGCTCTTGCCCATGCCCGAGAGGTGCTGCACGGCGCCGCTGACACCCAGCGCGACATAGGCCTTGGGCTGCACGGTCTTGCCGGTCTGCCCCACCTGCTCGGCGTAGGGCCGCCAGCCCGCGTCCACGACCGCGCGGGTCGCGCCGACACCAGCGCCCAGGCGGTCGGCCAGGCCCTCGACGTAGGTGGCGAAGTTCTCGGGGCTGCCCACGCCGCGCCCGCCGGTCACGATCACGTCCGCCTCGGTCAGCGCGACGCGGCTGCTCTTCTCGACGCTGCGGCCCGTCACCTCGACGCGGGGGGCGGGCAGGTCGAGTTCCACGTCGTACTGCTCGCCCGCGGCGGGGGCGGGGGCAGCCGGGGCGAAGGAGCCGGGCTTCACCGTCACGACGATGACGGGCGCCTCGGCCTCGACCGTCTCGGTCACGCGGGCGAGGTAGGTGTACCGCTGGGCCTGAAGGGCCTGCCCGTTCGCCTTCAGGGCGATGGCGTCCTCCAGGTAGGGGGCGTCGAGCTTGACCGCCACGCGCGGCGCGTACTCGCGGCCCGAGCGGCTCCCGCCGATGATGACGACTGAAGCCTCGCCCTCCTGCGCGATCTGGGCGGTCGCGGCGGCCCAGACCTCGGCGTTGTAGGTGGCGAGCCCGGGGAGGTCCGCGACGAGAACCTGATCCGCGACGGCGGCGGCGGCGTTGGCGACCTCCGCGACGTTCTGGCCCAGGACGAGGATGGTGACCGGCCCCTCACGGCCCCCCCCACTTTCCAGCACGGCGCGGGCGGCAGTGACCATTTCGAGGGTGGACTTGGCGAGCTGTCCGCCCGCGTGTTCGGCGACGATCAGGATCATGCAATCACCTTCGCTTCGTTCCGCAGGAGGTCGAGGAGTTGCTGGGCGGCGGCCTGCGGGTCCTTGCCGTCAATCATCCGGTTCAGGCGGGCGCGGGTCTGGATCTCGCTGTTCACGACCCGGACGCGGGGCTGCACGCCGTACGTGGCGAGGTCATCCTTGCGGAGTTCCTTGCGCTTGGCCTTCATGATGTTGGGGAGGGTCGGGTAACGCGGCTCGTTCAGGCCCTGCTGGGTGGTGACCACGGCGGGAAGAGGGGCGCGGAAGCTCTCGTTGCCGTCGTCCACGTCGTGGCGGCCGGTCAGGGTGTCCCCCTCGACCTTCAGCTCGTTCGTCCAGGTCAGTTGCGGCCAGCCCAGGCGCTCGGCGGTCGCGGCGCCCAGCGCCTGGCTGTCCCAGTCCGCCTCCTGCCCGCCGACCAGAACGAGGCCCACGCCCTCTGCCTGCGCCACCTGCGCGACAATACGGCTCAAGGCGATGGGATCGAGCTTCTCGTCGGTCTCGACGTGGATGGCGCGGTCCACGCCCATCGCCAGGGCGGTTCGCAGGGCGTCCTCCACTCGCTTGGGGCCGACGGCCAGGGCGACGATCTCCTCGACATTCGCGCCGCCCTCGCGCAGGCGCAGGGCTTCCTCCACGCCGTACTCGTCCATCCCGTCGATCACGAGGGTCGCGCCCTCCAGGTCCACCTGCTGGGCGTTGATCTTCACGCGCGCTTCCGCGTCGGGCACTTGGCGTACCAGGGTCAGAATCTTCATGGCTCCTCCAGGGTAAAGCCGGGGGCGGATGTGATGGCTCTGGGTGCCCCAAACCTTCCCCACAAGTCGAATTACACTCGGTTCAAGTTTAGCAGCCCGGGCGCGGTGGGGCCACCCGCCGCACCCCCGGACCTGACGCCGATCTGTCCAGTTTATAAAGCAGCAGTGAGTCTCATGAGGTAGGCCGCTCATCTTGGTGAGTCAGGCTACCAATCGATATGAAAAAGGTTCTTGCCCTGACCCTTTGCGCTGGCCTCGCTACGGCGGGCGCCCAGACCACGACCACCACGATCTCCGCCACCCCGGTGACCGCCGGACTGAACGGCGTCGAACTGGGCCTGACGGGTGGCTACGCCAACGGCCTGAGCGGCGAAGTCTTCGTCCACGTGCCGAACGTGGCTGGCCCCTTCGGCGTGAAGGCGGGCGTAGCGCTGACGCGTCCAAGCGACGCCCTTAATGACAATGCTAAGCTCACGAATTCAGGGACGGACGCAGACCTCACCTTCGGGGACTTGAAGAGAATTTCCGGTGCGACTGAGTCGGGAAGCCACACCATCTTCAGCTTAGACGGCACCTACAACTTGGGCGAAGTGAGCCCCGGCCTGAGTACCACCCTGTACGCTGGTGGCCGTTACGGCATGTTCCGCAGCAACGTCACTTCCGAAGATGACACCACGACCTACTCCAGCAATGAGTTCGGCATTGGCGCGGGCGTGATGGTCAGTTATCCCCTCACGGGCAACTTGAGCCTGGTGGGTGACCTGGGAGTTGACCAGTTCTTCAAGTCCACCATTAACATCAGGAGCAGCGACGGTACTACCAACGATTCCATCCCCACCAGTGACCCCAGCTACGCTGGCTTCGATGACCTTTTCGTTCAGCCGGGCACCGTCTTCAAGGCCCGCATCGGCATCAAGACCACGTTCTAAACCGGCC is drawn from Deinococcus aerius and contains these coding sequences:
- the glgC gene encoding glucose-1-phosphate adenylyltransferase, whose translation is MKPRVLGMILAGGQGTRLAPLTVKRSKPAVPFGSKYRIIDFAINNFINSGVFSIYVLTQYKAQSLTEHIQRGWRFGTFLSDYFITLVPAQMYRYEELGAVWYRGTADAVYQNLHLVDNFDADYVAIFSGDHIYKMNVEHMLQSHVDSRADVTIAAYPMPRTQAHQFGVMQVDNRWRVTEFLEKPKDPPGTPEDPDTSLTSMGNYIFSRRALEELLHTSISGQEDGFDFGHNVIPRALSDGYHVQAYDFHKNPIPGQTGPNLYWRDVGTLDAYFEASLDLVSVNPEFDIYNPAWPLRTSSEFSPPAKFVHEAEGRKGQAFNSIMAGGTIISGGTVRDSVLGRNVRTHSYSLVESCILFDDVEVGRHSHLRRVIVDKNVTIPPGIKIGHNHEEDRGRGFTVTENGVVVVPKSYTF
- a CDS encoding phospholipase A2, with protein sequence MKPTPLAAAALTLTLAACGQTPTPGSLTADYATRPELQDAGSQAILSRYGDDPGLLAALQEAYGERPADLGLPAAPTLTGLDLASDRLAYIKRVGWGTVPAYNAEYANQAAVNTVYPGLDWTRDGCSAPDGLGLGYREDFRPACNVHDFAYRNLKVYERTSANRQTSDSAFYTNMKTICAAKSWYARPACYSAAYAYYEGVRIGGSSSF
- the typA gene encoding translational GTPase TypA is translated as MEYRNIAIIAHVDHGKTTLVDGLLKQTLKLGHGEEIAERAMDSNDLEKERGITILAKNTAVEYGGVKINIVDTPGHADFGGEVERVLGMVDGALVLVDAAEGPMPQTRFVLRKAIELGLKPIVVINKIDRGDARPEEVVNLTFDLMAELGANDDQLDFPILYAIAREGKAFRDLDNPQPDMHELFEMVLEHIPAPKVDLDAPFQMLVTNLDYSEYLGRIVLGRVQRGKVRKGEFVQLIHKDGTMTKTRVVQTFTHLGLRRIEVDEVGAGDIVALAGIEDAQIGETVADLADPEALPVITVDEPTVSMVFQPNTSPFAGKEGKYVTSRHLNDRLKREVMTNVSLRVEEIRPDEFKVSGRGELHLSILLETMRREGYEVQVGAPQVITREIDGVKHEPIEHLVIDVPEQFASTVIGVLGGRKGQMVNMEPQGSRVRVEFKIPSRALFGFRTQFLSMTQGEGIMSHIFDGYAPWAGELKTRQNGSLVSMEDGPAFAYSIFKLQDRGTFFIDAGTEVYVGMIVGENAREQDMNVNVCKNKKLTNIRSAGADEALTLIPPRRLSLEDALEYIAEDELVELTPQSIRLRKKILNPSFRK
- a CDS encoding Hsp20/alpha crystallin family protein, whose translation is MNEPVLARLQHLMALREEVESLGTAGPWTPPADWLDEGTHLRLLLDVPGVDPDSLELHEEGDSVTVAGRRDLPDHVLRAERPGGTFTRTLAFPEPVVPQTGQATLNAGVLSVRFEKRHPTIDVHPLEGEQA
- a CDS encoding electron transfer flavoprotein subunit alpha/FixB family protein is translated as MILIVAEHAGGQLAKSTLEMVTAARAVLESGGGREGPVTILVLGQNVAEVANAAAAVADQVLVADLPGLATYNAEVWAAATAQIAQEGEASVVIIGGSRSGREYAPRVAVKLDAPYLEDAIALKANGQALQAQRYTYLARVTETVEAEAPVIVVTVKPGSFAPAAPAPAAGEQYDVELDLPAPRVEVTGRSVEKSSRVALTEADVIVTGGRGVGSPENFATYVEGLADRLGAGVGATRAVVDAGWRPYAEQVGQTGKTVQPKAYVALGVSGAVQHLSGMGKSKYIVAINKDAEAPIFKVADYGIVGDVNQIVPALIEAARK
- the miaA gene encoding tRNA (adenosine(37)-N6)-dimethylallyltransferase MiaA, whose translation is MTVIPILTAPTAAGKTALALDLARHFPLEIVAADAFTVYRGLDIGTAKPAPAERGAVPHHLLDVADVTEDYDVARYAREAEAATADVLARGRLPLIVGGTGFYLSALIRGLPQTPPADPGVRAGVEADLAARGLDALLAEVEARSPAEATRLERNPRRVVRALEVYRRTGRFPGEFGYSPPAFTYRVFAFSHPWPELEARIAARVDAMLGAGWPEEADWLARRVPPDQEPRPTAWQALGYREALALWRGTLTREEAARRITLATRQYAKRQLTWARTQLGASGSSPGEAREALARWLTGSAHG
- a CDS encoding outer membrane protein assembly factor BamB family protein, translating into MKALFLGLALLAAAQATPAPSGLLRVEAHGHSNRWTFDAAPGALVAKLDGAEVWRRTGPFAQPTGLDVQIAPGRVILMSTDAKTSRVFLTAYDLETGRPLWLNKVYDGYAEAMAGVRGISGYTLLVQGSSGEPSFGKVFGVSLTTGKTLWTARQDVVGFDDDEVLVLDYGVGSPMNIPHLLPLVRVQSATGQQTKFTLTLPTRPGCGEMNYQGSIPDLRFTNRYLYALRQDACGKFIVRFPWQGDIHTAMVYPDRRGPFPANPPAGR
- a CDS encoding electron transfer flavoprotein subunit beta/FixA family protein encodes the protein MKILTLVRQVPDAEARVKINAQQVDLEGATLVIDGMDEYGVEEALRLREGGANVEEIVALAVGPKRVEDALRTALAMGVDRAIHVETDEKLDPIALSRIVAQVAQAEGVGLVLVGGQEADWDSQALGAATAERLGWPQLTWTNELKVEGDTLTGRHDVDDGNESFRAPLPAVVTTQQGLNEPRYPTLPNIMKAKRKELRKDDLATYGVQPRVRVVNSEIQTRARLNRMIDGKDPQAAAQQLLDLLRNEAKVIA
- a CDS encoding methylmalonyl-CoA mutase family protein — its product is MKTKNEWMRSVYLPATQKFPERKYNFKNLSDMEPEPIYTADDLKDWDAERDLGYPGEFPYTRGVQTSVYRGKLWTMRMFAGFGSAEQTNERFHALLRAGQTGLSTAFDLPTLMGYDSDHPFSKGEVGKCGVAVSSLADMEILFQGIDPEKVTTSMTINSPANAIWAMYIANAQKQGKDLTKIGGTIQNDILKEFIAQKEFIYPPSPSVKLVIDTFEWGPKVVPKWNFISVSGYHIREAGATGVQELAFTLADGFHYVEKALERGLDIDEFAPRISFFWDIHNDFFEEIAKLRAARRIWARQMQGRYGAKNPKSWMLRTHSQTAGVSLPAQQPLNNIARVAIQALAAVLGGTQSLHTDAFDEALALPTEEAATIALRTQQIIAYETGVAGVIDPLAGSYYVEKLTNDIEAAAMGYIEQIRALGGVEAGIESGFFQLEMAEAAYRYQREVETKDRIIVGVNEFVQDAVEVPIQLIDPEVERVQEARLAQVRRERDPKRAQAALDALRDAAVTGANTMPAFLECAHAYATLGEQMDTLKRVYGEYVEPVLV